The Bacillota bacterium genome has a segment encoding these proteins:
- a CDS encoding DUF917 domain-containing protein, producing MSTTFLREPEDIEAFLIGLTLFATGGGGDPGRGRMLIERELSAQRTVGWTDPEEVDAEAWCVRVSRTGSPAAPTPAMIELRENLGMHEENQFYYHVAEAVRELEAATGVTVGAIVPPELGASNTCVALTTGSYLGIPVLDADYAGRAIPELSNTTPCLGGGKIWPLATVDAWGNRCVVREALSPQMAERMVRHLAVASFGHTGVAGFLMKVREARAVAVLRTLSEAFRVGKAMLDARKSGIDVAEAGAASAGGRVIFRGRVTRASGENRDGFFWGEHVISGEDSWAGQTLRIWFKNENLVSWVDEEPYVTAPDLISIVDVDAGMPLTNPQVAAGQRVAVVGQRARPQYRTPEGLDNLGPAHFGFDIQYRPIEEVLAKGEMGR from the coding sequence ATGTCCACCACGTTCTTGAGGGAGCCGGAAGACATCGAGGCTTTCCTGATCGGGCTCACCCTTTTCGCCACGGGCGGGGGAGGCGACCCCGGGCGGGGGAGAATGCTCATCGAGAGAGAGCTGTCGGCACAGCGTACGGTGGGATGGACAGATCCCGAGGAGGTCGATGCGGAGGCGTGGTGCGTCAGGGTGAGCAGAACCGGTTCGCCGGCGGCACCCACACCTGCCATGATCGAACTCAGGGAAAACCTGGGGATGCACGAGGAAAACCAGTTTTACTATCATGTGGCCGAGGCAGTGCGTGAACTTGAGGCGGCCACCGGGGTCACGGTGGGCGCGATCGTGCCACCGGAACTGGGCGCCTCCAACACGTGTGTTGCCCTGACCACCGGATCGTACCTGGGCATTCCGGTGCTGGATGCCGACTATGCGGGGCGGGCGATCCCGGAGCTTTCGAATACCACGCCGTGCCTGGGCGGGGGCAAGATCTGGCCCCTTGCCACGGTGGATGCCTGGGGCAACAGGTGCGTGGTCAGGGAGGCACTGAGCCCGCAGATGGCAGAACGGATGGTCAGACACCTGGCCGTGGCGTCTTTCGGGCACACGGGCGTGGCCGGTTTTCTCATGAAGGTGCGTGAGGCCAGGGCGGTTGCTGTCCTGCGCACCCTCAGTGAGGCGTTCCGGGTGGGGAAGGCCATGCTCGACGCGCGGAAGAGCGGCATAGACGTGGCTGAGGCGGGCGCTGCCAGCGCCGGGGGCCGGGTCATCTTCCGGGGAAGAGTTACCCGGGCCAGCGGAGAAAACCGCGATGGCTTCTTCTGGGGGGAGCACGTGATCAGCGGGGAGGACTCGTGGGCGGGTCAGACGCTCAGAATCTGGTTCAAAAACGAAAACCTGGTCAGCTGGGTCGACGAGGAGCCTTACGTCACGGCGCCGGATCTCATCTCCATCGTAGACGTCGACGCCGGGATGCCTCTGACCAACCCCCAGGTGGCCGCAGGCCAGCGTGTGGCGGTGGTGGGGCAGCGCGCCAGACCCCAGTACCGCACGCCGGAGGGATTGGATAACCTGGGGCCGGCTCACTTCGGGTTTGACATTCAGTACCGGCCGATAGAAGAGGTTCTGGCGAAGGGGGAGATGGGCCGGTGA